In Acomys russatus chromosome 9, mAcoRus1.1, whole genome shotgun sequence, the following are encoded in one genomic region:
- the Idi2 gene encoding isopentenyl-diphosphate delta-isomerase 2 encodes MSDVAVNWMDERQLQSLDQMLIVVDENDKVIGADIKRNCHRNENIENGLLHRAFSVVLFNSEKKMLVQRRADTKLTFPGHFTDSCSRHPLSNPEELEEKDTLGVKRAALRRLQAELGIPQDQVSLEDIVFMTRYHYKAKSDAIWGEHKVCYLLLIRKDVTITADPSEIRSISYLTREELQALLERGARGEVDVTPWLRTTVESSCMPGGLT; translated from the exons ATGTCTGATGTCGCTGTTAACTGGATGGATGAACGCCAGCTACAGTCTTTAGACCAAATGCTGATTGTTGTTGATGAAAATGACAAGGTCATTGGTGCGGACATCAAGAGGAATTGTCATCGGAATGAAAACATTGAGAACG GGCTGCTGCACCGAGCCTTCAGTGTTGTTTTGTTCAACTCGGAGAAGAAAATGCTGGTTCAGCGCCGAGCGGACACGAAGCTTACTTTCCCTG GACACTTTACCGACTCCTGTTCCAGACATCCACTAAGTAATCCTGAAGAATTGGAAGAAAAAGATACCTTGGGAGTAAAGCGGGCAGCACTGAGACGTCTGCAGGCTGAGCTGGGCATCCCCCAGGACCAG GTTTCTCTAGAGGACATCGTATTTATGACAAGATATCATTATAAGGCAAAATCAGACGCGATCTGGGGAGAGCACAAAGTTTGTTACCTTCTGCTTATCAGGAAGGACGTCACCATCACTGCAGATCCCAGCGAAATCCGTAGCATCAGCTACCTGACCCGGGAGGAGCTGCAAGCGCTCCTGGAAAGGGGGGCCCGGGGCGAAGTGGACGTCACCCCCTGGCTGAGGACCACTGTGGAGAGTTCTTGTATGCCTGGTGGCCTTACTTAG